In Brassica napus cultivar Da-Ae chromosome A3, Da-Ae, whole genome shotgun sequence, the sequence CGTCGCCAACATCACCTTACGTCAGCCTTCTCCCGCAGCTCCTGGCTCAACTATAACTTTCCACGGAAAGTTCGATCTCCTCTCCGTCTCCGCTACTTTCCTCCCTCCGCCGCCTCGTACCTCCTTGTCTCCTCCCGTTGCCAACTTCTTCACTGTCTCCCTTGCCGGACCCCAAGGACAGATTATCGGGGGATTCGTCGCCGGTCCGCTAATTTCCGCCGGAACAGTTTACGTCATCGCAGCTAGCTTCAACAACCCGTCGTATCACCGGTTACCGGCGGAGGAAGAGCATAGGCACTCTGTTTCGGCCAGGGCAGGAGAAGGAGACGGCCAATCTCCGCCGGTATCTAGAGGCGGTGGAGAGTCAGAACACGTGGCGGTTAGAGGAGAAGAGTCTTGCGGGGTAGCCATGTACAGTTGCCACATGGGTACGCATGGCTCTGATGTTATTTGGGCCCCAACCGCAAGGGCTCCACCGCCTTACTGACCAATCTTTCACCAAGAGTCTCTCTCTGGCGTTCTGCTTTTGATATCGAAGTCATCTCCTTTTGCTTTGTATCTTctctagcttttttttttcggaCAACATTTTCTCTAGCTTTTAATGTCAGAATTTGACTCTCTACGATCTTACTCGtgattttgtgttgttttagcTTAGTTACAAGTTtcacatttaaataaattttataatatacttCCAACCCCCAAGTTTCTTCCACTATATTTTAGGTGATATTAAACTAACAATTGTGGCTCTTAATgattgttttccatttttttaatggTAGTGTATCAATATGTTGGTTTATTGGATCTCCAGAAATGGCTGTGTAATAGTGGTGTTAATAATCTTTTTAGAGTGAATAGTTAatggatttaattattttagaatgaaCTAGTCCAAAAGTATTTTTGCCACTTTGCCAAAACTAACTTAAGATTTGAATTTccgtgaaaatatattttctaaattgtaGAAGTAGTTTACAAAGACAAATTACCcttttataacaaatattttttaagcaATTTACGTtgatttaaaaagtttattcagaaaaatgaagttttccgattttttttttgaaaagtctatttatgtttcaatcttaaaattactttaaaatttttcaaaaattattatgatgaaaaataaataaaattatgtaaacataaccaattataaataatgtaaatttaataaaaatgatttttctacaTAAATAAAGGACCATAAATGGTAATTATGATTGTCTATTGGTTATATGTTTACTGAAAAGTTTGTTGTTATGTAGTTgagttatttgattttataagtGTAAGAGATTTCATGAATCTGCAAAAAAGTAATATCAGGCTTTTtaataattcttttaaaatatttggtaAATTTAAGGTTGGAATCTTTTTCGAAAAGTCTGATAAACtgtaatgttttattaaacttttgaacattataaatgtattatttgTTACTTAGTTTGTACTCGTTACTTGATTGATATTTGATTCGTAAAGTCGAGTACTTGGTTTGACCAAGTCGAATATCAAGTAATCTATTTAAATTACTCGTAAGTACAAGATATGtatcaaatattcaaatcaaatacTTGGCATTGTTTGGCTGGTTACTCGTTTTTGTTGATGAACAAATatacatcttttttaaatcataggaagataacttgtttatatttctatttccaTAAGTTAATCAAACATATGTGATATATCTTgacattttttctttcttagatATTATCTTTCTCGAATTGACTAAAATATAGGAAAACAATAAAATGTTCTGtatgtataatatatttacttagtTTTGAATTTCGacaaattagcaaaaaaaatacaaataattattaaaaatttgcaaattatttacaagtaacatgtaataaaataagttAAGTAACTTGTAAGTCCGTCAATTTTTAGCAAGTATTTGAAATTGTAAATACTTGTTTTAGCAAATCatgtataaaattttttttactattcgTATAAACCAAACGGAGTATCAACTATACCAAAAATATTAAGTATCCGGTTTGTGTCCACCACCCCTACTTAAGTATgtcataacaataaaaaaaaatagacatttgttattgttttaaattCAGATTGACTGCTAACCAAAAAAACAAGAGGCTGACTTTAGGCGCCAATTGTTTTGGAAAACCAGAATTTGTATTTGTAAGCATTAAACAAAAAGAGGGCTGTATTGTAGATTGGTATTGGCATGGTGGATAGACACAGACATGACATGACATATTCATAGGGAAACAAGAGACTGTTATAAATGAAAAGATGAGATAAACcggatatttatttttttagttttgtaaagacgagaaagaaaaaaatgggaAGGATGGGTTCCAATCACGCGTCCATATCTCCCTATCAATAACTACTCCACCGgacttcaaaataaaaaatctattgttttttattagaaacttaacaaattaaaatatatatatacatgactATTAACATGtagttattaatattaaatccATTGTTTTTTATCCTATTTTTTGTGGACAATTGTACCTAACTTATACTTCtatctaattaaatataattattaaaactattatattttttttttttaaaacgaattgttttatataaaagttaACCCAAAAACAGCAACACAATTTCTTAgtatatctaatataaaaaacCGTCTTCTGAAATCAACAAGATCTATTAGGATATAGTGACAATCTAATGCCAAATTAATCTTCTTACTTAAATTTGTCTAAAAAGTAGCAATTCGAAATTCTAAATTGATCGAAAAAGTTCTAATACATTTCTTGTTATAGATATTTCCTTCACATTAATTTCTAATCTTTATCTAATTATGGGTTGTGACTCATAAGTGAAACTTATCACAATCACTAAGGTTTCCTTATGTAATTAAATACTTTTTGAGTGATACTTCTCTGTTCCCCTTTCTCTTCTCATCGTATTCGAGGTCGTTTCTCCCTGTATATTTCTGGTTACAAAGTTCAGGTATACGGTATTCCTCATAATTCCTTTTTTATCACTCCCACTAAAAACATAGTTCAAAAACAACGAATACAATTTGGAATCAAACATATACAGATTAAAACGCATAGATGTATGTTATATCTCGAAAGACAAACccccaaaaaagaaaatttaaaaattgctCGTGGTAAGTTACCCAAATTGGGTTCGTATCTAGTAAAAAGCCACACGAAATGCTTAGTTGATTATGGTTGACTTGTGTGTACCACACAAGGCACCACATCTAATCATCTGGTCTCATACCTCTTTCATCTTCTGGCAGCAGGGACATTAATCACACAGGTTTTAGCTTTCTTAAGGTTTCCATGGTGCTGGTGGGGGAGGCGGAGTAGGGAACAACGGA encodes:
- the LOC111213398 gene encoding AT-hook motif nuclear-localized protein 17; protein product: MKGEGNEMFPKLPQNHSLSSHFHLPATIAVDDSSIEVVRRPRGRPPGSKNKPKPQVYVTRDTEPPMSPYILEVPSGNDVVEAINRFCRRKSIGVCVLSGSGSVANITLRQPSPAAPGSTITFHGKFDLLSVSATFLPPPPRTSLSPPVANFFTVSLAGPQGQIIGGFVAGPLISAGTVYVIAASFNNPSYHRLPAEEEHRHSVSARAGEGDGQSPPVSRGGGESEHVAVRGEESCGVAMYSCHMGTHGSDVIWAPTARAPPPY